tgaggtggctgtccagcgccctgtgggcggtggttcctgttcttctcctgcatcgtcgtccataccgtcgatgtcttcggagccgaaatcgagcatgtcggttaagttgtcgacagtggctattaagtgggtggtgggtggggaacaaatttcttcgtcgtccgcttcccactcaagccggacatagttcggccaagggtctcccgacagggagagagacctcaatgaatttagcacgtcgcccaagggcgagtgctgaaagatatccgcggaggtaaactccatgatcggtgcccaatccgattcgataggcacggacgcaagcggttcggagcttgtggccggggacgaatccaagggttcgGTGACACAgctctcataggaggtgaagtcagtattcggctctatcgccgctgagtgcgttgccttcgtggcggggtccatccacccgtcctcggatggcacgatcagctccggattgagggccggagtagccgcaggtgtgatctcccgaacaccgtccgacggcagagctaagtcacgCTCGTCGTGACTGtacggcgcacctgacatgggctcgaatccgtcgaagatcaagtctccacagatgtcggcagtatagttcaagcttccaaacctgacctgatggccaggggcgtagctatcgatctgctgcagatggccaagagagttggcccgcagtacgaagccgccgaatacgaagatctgtccggggagaaaaacctcaccctggatcgcgtcATTGCCGAtggtcgaaggagccatcaagccttaccgtgacggcacggtgaaactctcaatgaaagcaccaatgtcggtgtcaaaaccggctgatctcgggtagggggtcccgaactgtgcgtctaaggctaatggtaacaggaggcgggtgacacaatgtttacccaggttcgggccctctcgatggaggtaataccctacttcctacttgattgatcttgatgatatgagtattacaagagttgatctaccacgagatcgtagaggctaaccctagaagctagcctatgattatgattgttgttgtcctacggactaaaccctcccggagggggctagggttacacagagtcggttacagagaaggagatctacatatctgaatcaccaagcttgccttccacgcaaaggagagtcccacccggacacgagacgaagtcttcaatcttgtatcttcatagtccaacagtcaggccaaagtatatagtccggctgtccgaggaccccttaatccaggactccctcaatcaccccTGCCACGGCCCCTTCCAAAGGCATCCCCGTTTCTTCCAACACCACCTCTACCTCTTCCCGTATTCTGTCCATTACCACGGCCTCTCCCACGACCTCTACCACCATCTGCCAATAGGAAATCTCCCCACTCAAGCTTGGATACATCATGTTTCCCCGTCCCACATTCTTGGTACCAGTGTCCCATCAGACCACATTGCCCACAAAAGATAGGTAGCTTCTCATATTGAACTTGGTAGTAGTCTGTGACTTCCTGCTTTGTGATCCCTACAAACCGAATCAGCTTTTTTGTGACATCAAGTTCCACTCTGACTCGAACAAACTCGCATGCAAAACCCGCTGGAAGAGTAGTCTGAATCTCTACGATCTTTCCCATCTTCCTGCACATCCCTCTGATTGCTGCAGGTATTAGGTAATTATCAGGCAACTTCAAGATCCTTGCCCAGACCACTATCTTGTTAAGCACCACTGATGTTGGATTCGTAAACCCATCGTATTCCGCAATCAGGAGCCCATGATCGCGAAAGAGCCATGGTCCCATGTTCATCGCCGTGTTCCGGTCGCCCAGACAGCCAAACTGTACCGTGAATAGGTTTTCTTCAATCCTGCGCCATCGTGGTTCCTTCGCCGGGTTCCACGCAGATCTCATATCCGAGTACAAAGCAGAGGGACTAAATCCCTTATCCGTATGGACTTTCGCGATCGCTAGCCACTTCGCCGCCACCTGGTTCTCCTGGAATTCCTCCTCCCAAACGAAGttatcctcttcctcttcctgcaATTCCAAGCGCTTCAGGAGATCCTCGATCGGTTCCTTCCTTGGGCGCGATCCACCTGCCTCCTCCTGAGATGCCATCTCAAGTTTCCTCAAGAAACCCTAACCCAAGAGGGGAGATCAACCCCACCGTACCATCAGGAGACCAAGGCCAGAGACGAGCCTTGGACAGAGGTGCACACGGGGGGAGAGAAATGATGGATGGAGATAATTTACTCTCAGCGGTCTCGCCGCTGGAGGAACTCAAAACCCTAGCGGGGAACTCAGAGTCTACCTATGAGATCTATTTTCAAAAGAAGTATTGATTATATATTTCGTTGGCGTTAGCTTAGACAGAGAAAGGGGGTTAATTATGAGCTGGAGCAGGATAGAGTCGGCCGCTCACCATTTCGGCATGCCCGTTTGGAACCCGCATCCACTAGATGAAATGGTTTAGAACTGAACCCGGAAGAGGGATAGTCGCTAATCCCCATTTCCCGGAAACTCCCTCGGCCCCTCGCTGTGGTCAGAGCCGCCTGCCCTCGGCCTTGCAACATTCGTTGTTGCGATGGTTGTTTCGCCCCTTTGATTGCAACATCGGTGTGACGGCCCCTCCCGATTCTATAAGCGCGGTGGTGGCGGTCATGATGTGAGCCTATCCTCTAGCCTTGCGTGACGATATGAAAGGAGGTAGAGAGAAATATGTGGAGGAGAGCTTCTCCTAATAAGAGGATAAAGATTGAGGATCTCTACAGGGTGCGTCTAGCAAATCCAGTTGACCTGGTCGCAATCACACTCACACTGTAAGGGCATCTCTAACGCTGACCCGCAAATTTGCTCCAATCCGTTCACGGACATGGACGCTGAAGCCGGCCATCCAACGTTGCCCGCATATATTTCAAGTCGGCTTTTGACTTAGCGGACCAAATTCATGCAAATAGGCTGATATTCATCAAAGTTTAGAAAGAAAATAGCACAAACTATCCATACATAACACGCaaataagtctagtacaacaatgtCTCAAATTCgatgtccaacaagtttttcaACGGATCATCTCGTCCCACACATACTGCCCCTTCGGCTTCATCCAACAGTGTGTACGTAAATGGTCGTTCCTCTGTCCTGTGGTACATCACGGCAGCGCATACGGGCTACACAATGTGCAGAGCAACATTGAGTGGACAAATAattcaatcaacaagttgagaaaGAAGAAGCAGAACTTACGATCTCCTCCTCTGCCGTgtgcaatggccaccttgcctccaGCTGAGTAACTATGTGACAAaacttggtgatgatggtatggATGGCGTATTGGCGTACCATCGATACGATAACGACCTCACATTGAGATCATGGGTAACGTGCATGTTGTAGGGCGCAATGTGTTTTCGTGCGTGAAACGATTCATGCACTTGCTACCAGAAGGCCCCCTGCTCCTGCCTATGAAATCCGCGGATACGGCCAATCACGCATCGCACAATAACTCATCCCCCATGGTCGAGTACCCTGCCATCCTTCTTACTCTGAAGGAACAACATGAAGTCCGAAAATAAGCTCAATGACATTTGACGGAACAACTGATGGACGTGGTGGCCGCCATGGAGGTGTTTGACAGATTGATGAAGTGTACCTGGGTATAAACGACTCTAGTGTGGACAGCGCTATCGTAAAAGGCGAGCGGGTGTGTCGGTGCTGGTTGCGAACGTCCGACAATACCTGTGTGGCGGCCAAAGAGTTACAGCGACGACGACGAACGTGAAGGATGCAGAGGAAGAAATGGTGAAGTGCAACAAAATAGAGGCGGGCAGATTTAGTGGGTTTGGGGTGCCGGAGGCCGCCATCGACTCTCACAACCTACCAAATTTTGTCTCTACGTTGGATGGTTTCACGGTTAAAACGTATCGGGCGGTTTGAGGGTTGCCCTACCGACCCGTTTGGGACCCGATCGACCACTTCACTTCCCGGAGGCCGAAACCCACAAAGCGTCCCCCGTCGCCGTCTTCGTCCACCCTCCCGCTAAACCCACTCCACACCACCCACCCACCGCCGCCTGCGCCTAGGGTTCCGCCCCCCATGACCGTCGGCGAGCCGGAGATGCCGGCGTCGGCGCGCAGGCGTTTCTTCCTCGCCAGCGTCGACGCGCTCATCTTCCTCAATTGCGGGCTGCTGTGGGTCCTCTGCGCGGGGTCCCTCGCCTTGGTCATCGCGCGCCTTGCCCTGGGTCAGGTCGAGGTTCCCCCCGCGCTCTGGGCGGCGTCCTGGGTCTCCATTTACTTCCTTATGTTGCTCGGCCCCGTTGCCTGGTTCCTCGCCGGCGCGCGCTCCTCGCGCTCCCCGTACACCACCACCGACGCCAACAAGGTATCCCGGAAGAACTCCCCTTGCGCCTTCGAATATGTAATGACCCGATTTGcttcgaaaataaataaataaccgaCCGATTTTACATTTCTGCTGTTTAAATTAAGTTGCCAATTCCAAATTAGGAATTGAGATCCATTGTTTTCCTGAATTCAAAAGCGGCTAACGCTAcaggcaaaaaaataaaataaaaatcaaaagcGGCTGCCCTATATGTAAATGCCTCTGCGCCTGTCTAGCTTCAGAGCATATTATATGATCTCGTACTGATTTTTCTTTTTTGTGGATGCTCAAGGACATGATGGGGATCCTCGTTCCGGCGGCCTTCATGCTGCTCGCAATTGATTATGATAAGGTGGTGGGTCTGTTGGGTGTGGAAGGATCTCAGAGGGAATGGATTGGTTCAATGGTGATGGATTTGGGGTTaatgggtgctggtgcaacatgtTTCGTCACCTTAACAACTATGATACTGAGGCAATGGAGGATGAAGTAGAGGGTTATGTGGTTGTGTTGTTGAGGTATATACCTGCCATCTTCTCTGTCCACCTATTGGTGCCACATTATATGTTTTCTATGACCATGCTGTTTCTAGTTTCATGAATCCTGATAACTTGTTTTTTATTTGTGTCGCGATCATTTATACATGTAACCGAATAACACTCTTGGTGTTGATAACTTTATACCAAGCCATTTTGTCGTTCATCCCAGTTAGACCTACAAGAAAGTTTGGTTACTCGGCTTGTTGACCGAATGATCGATGTTAGCTTTCCTAAAAGTATTTGCATTTAACATTGATTTCTTTGGCAAAACAAGTTGCCATTTGACCACTCAGATCCATACGGATATATCATCAGCGGAAACCTAGTATGCATTGTCCATGTTCAGTCGTTGCCATGATTATTATGACCGGGAAGCTTTGAATTTATCATTCAAAACCCACCGTAAGTGGTAGGCCTCAAATTTCGAAGGGCTGGGTTCTGGGGTATCTCTTATTTAATTGCACTAGTTATTTATCTGCCTGTTTATCTGTTACATATAAATTTGTTGTCTTATTTTATCTGCCTGTTTATCTGTTTCATAAAATTTATTGTTTTATTTTAGTTAAGATAGCAAATAGAAATTTGATTTGATTATTCCAGTAAACTATGATGGTATTATTATAGAACAGATCTTCATTTAATTCACAGCTAATATATACTTGCATGTGGTGTTGTGCCATGACATTTTTATCGAAGTGCATTCACACATGTCGAAGTGCATTCATACTTGCATGT
This region of Triticum aestivum cultivar Chinese Spring chromosome 2D, IWGSC CS RefSeq v2.1, whole genome shotgun sequence genomic DNA includes:
- the LOC123051660 gene encoding uncharacterized protein yields the protein MTVGEPEMPASARRRFFLASVDALIFLNCGLLWVLCAGSLALVIARLALGQVEVPPALWAASWVSIYFLMLLGPVAWFLAGARSSRSPYTTTDANKDMMGILVPAAFMLLAIDYDKVVGLLGVEGSQREWIGSMVMDLGLMGAGATCFVTLTTMILRQWRMK